The genomic stretch TTCGATCTGTTCCTGTACAAACCACTGCATAAAATTCCAGGTGGCCCAGTCTTTTTCCGCCATAGAAAGATCTACAATGTTGTAAATGGCGGTTGTATTATCTACTTCGTGCTTGAAAACGCCTTCAAAACAGGCCGTGAGTGTTTCAGGATCAGCCGGAGGAGCAGGAATAGCATCTACTTTGGGCTTTCCCCCCCTGTTTAAAATGTATTCCATGAATTTGATCGAATGATTTCTTTCTTCCTGAGCATGGCGGTAAAGAAAATTAGCGATTCCCTGATAACCTTTATCATCAGCCCAAATTCCATAGGATAGAAAAACGTGCGATGCGTGAATTTCCTTATTCATCTGGTCACTAAGTGCTTTTTCCACTTTTGCGGAAAGTCTGTTAGTATTCATAATTTTATATTTTGGTGATTATAGGATTATCCATGCAAAAATGATTCCGCGAAGGTTTTCATTTTACCTAAAATCAATAAATTAAAATTATATTATATTGATTTTCTTTATTTTACATTAATAATTTATAGTTATTCTAAAATAAAGTGATCTGGAAAATTTTAACACTTAAGTTATTTTATGAGACAAAATAGGAATGTATAAAGTTTACTTAAGTTTGAAAACCGTTATTTTCAGTAGTTTTTAAATTAATAACAGAATGGGTTTAGATTCTTACAGAATGACAAAGTACATGGATAAATTCAATGTCATTCATTCCCGAAGCTGTTCCAAGTTGGAAATAAGGATATTGTCTGTGCTATTTTAATGTAAACTCAGGGTTCAAAGGGCCCTATACGCTCGCAGAGGCGTTAGCACCTAGCAGAAAATACATTGGAAGAAAGTGGAAATAATATCATAAAAATGGGTTCAACTTTTAAGTTAAACCCATTTTTATATTAAAAACTTTAGTGGTATTTCTATTATTACCCTCTTTAGTTTTCCTTATTTGACTTTTTTTGCCATATAATCACTTTCGTTTCCAAGTCTGTCGATGGCTTTGATGGCTACTCCACTCAGCTTTTTACCATTCCTGAACTTAGGGATATCTTTAAAAAGGGTATCCAATGGTAAGATTTCTGTTTGCCATACTCCGTCATATTGACTGAAAAGCACCCACTGAAAAACTTCTGAAGCATTTTTTGTACTCCATCTTGTTTGTGCAAAACTTCCATTATCTGTAATAAATAAGGTTGGTGTCTGCAATGGAACCGTTTTGATCCATGGAGATTTCGGAATTAATGCTTTTTCACTGTAAGGTCCGTTTTTCAGCGCTGGAAGCATTCCGGGATTTTTAGTTAATCCAGCAATACTCCAGTGAATTTCACCGGCATCATTTTTCAGAATTTTTCTGGAGATTTCAATTTTATTCCTGATTTCTGTTGGGCGGTCATACGTTTTGATCTCAACAGTATTCAAACCTGGCCATAGGTGGCGGTTCATCGTATTTTCAGACTGCCACCAGTTTAGCAACGCTTCGAAGCCCTGTCCTTTTGAATCGATTGGCCAGTACAACTGTGGAGAAAAGTAGTCTACCCACCCTTTATTCAGCCATAGTTTAGCATCAGCATACAGCTCATCAAACTGAGAAGATCCTACAATTCCTGCAGGATATCCTGGTTTCCAGATTCCGAATGGGCTGATTCCAAATCTTACATTATTCTTTTCTGCGTGAATTTCTTTATAGATACGTTCTACAAATTTATTCACATTATCTCTTCTCCAATCTGCTCTTGATAAAGTTCCGCCATTGCTTTGATAAGCATTCCATGAAGCATAATCCGGAAAATCGGCTCCTTTATTGTAAGTAGCATACGGATAGAAATAATCATCAAAATGAATGGCATCGATATCATATCTTTTTACAATATCCTTTACTACATTGGATACGTGATCCTGAGTTTTAGGGTTAGCCGGGTCAAACCAGTACATTCCATTCTTCAGCCTCACCACAATGTCAGACATCCTGTTGGCCATTGACATTTTATTGACCGCCCCGCCATTGGTATGGTGAGCACGGTAAGGGTTTAGCCATACGTGTAATTCCAATCCTCTTTTGTGAGCTTCTTCAATCCAGAATAATAACGGATCATAATTTGGATACGGTGCTGTACCTGTTTCTCCTGTTAAAAAGTAAGACCAGGGTTCTATATTACTTGTATATAAGGCATCTGCAGAAGGTCTGATCTGAAAAATAGCAGCATTGAAGTTATTATCTTTCAGCATATCCAGCATACTGATGGCTTCTGCTTTCTGTTGCTCTACGGTAAGGTTGTTTTTTGACGGCCAATTAATATTGGCTACACTGGCAATCCATGCACCTCTGAATTCTCTTTTGATCTCCGGAAGATTAGTTCTGAATGTTTCTTCCGTTGGAGTTCCTGTTGCAGGCTTTACTGCTACAGGAGGTTTTGGCTGGGTTGTATTGTTATTGG from Chryseobacterium indologenes encodes the following:
- a CDS encoding ferritin → MNTNRLSAKVEKALSDQMNKEIHASHVFLSYGIWADDKGYQGIANFLYRHAQEERNHSIKFMEYILNRGGKPKVDAIPAPPADPETLTACFEGVFKHEVDNTTAIYNIVDLSMAEKDWATWNFMQWFVQEQIEEETLAQNLIDKLKIAGGDRATDESLFTLDKALQEAPNDVPLAQEATGNNP
- a CDS encoding glycoside hydrolase family 10 protein, with the translated sequence MKMSKLKLIVLLGVLASYSTSCSVQNNVTKTPPAKNTTKPNNNTTQPKPPVAVKPATGTPTEETFRTNLPEIKREFRGAWIASVANINWPSKNNLTVEQQKAEAISMLDMLKDNNFNAAIFQIRPSADALYTSNIEPWSYFLTGETGTAPYPNYDPLLFWIEEAHKRGLELHVWLNPYRAHHTNGGAVNKMSMANRMSDIVVRLKNGMYWFDPANPKTQDHVSNVVKDIVKRYDIDAIHFDDYFYPYATYNKGADFPDYASWNAYQSNGGTLSRADWRRDNVNKFVERIYKEIHAEKNNVRFGISPFGIWKPGYPAGIVGSSQFDELYADAKLWLNKGWVDYFSPQLYWPIDSKGQGFEALLNWWQSENTMNRHLWPGLNTVEIKTYDRPTEIRNKIEISRKILKNDAGEIHWSIAGLTKNPGMLPALKNGPYSEKALIPKSPWIKTVPLQTPTLFITDNGSFAQTRWSTKNASEVFQWVLFSQYDGVWQTEILPLDTLFKDIPKFRNGKKLSGVAIKAIDRLGNESDYMAKKVK